A window of the Chanodichthys erythropterus isolate Z2021 chromosome 21, ASM2448905v1, whole genome shotgun sequence genome harbors these coding sequences:
- the ola1 gene encoding obg-like ATPase 1 yields MPPKKGGDGPKQPPLIGRFGTSLKIGIVGLPNVGKSTFFNVLTKSQAAAENFPFCTIDPNESRVPIPDERYDFLCQYHKPASKVPAFLNVVDIAGLVKGAHAGQGLGNAFLSHISACDSIFHMTRAFEDEDIIHVEGCVDPVRDIEIIHEELRMKDEEMIGPIIDKLEKTAVRGGDKKLKPEYDIMCKIKSWVVDEKKHVRYNHEWNDKEIEVLNKYLFLTSKPMIYLVNLSEKDYIRKKNKWLVKIKEWVDTHDQGALVIPFSGGFESKYQEMTDEEKQKYCEENKTQSVLTKIIKCGYAALQLEYFFTAGPDEVRAWTIRKGTKAPQAAGKIHTDFEKGFIMAEVMKFVDFKEEGSENAAKSAGKYRQQGRNYIVEDGDIIFFKFNTPNQPKKK; encoded by the exons atgcctcctAAGAAGGGTGGAGATGGACCAAAGCAACCCCCCCTGATTGGACGTTTCGGGACTTCCTTGAAAATTGGAATTGTTGGATTACCAAATGTAGG AAAGTCGACGTTCTTCAATGTTCTGACAAAGAGTCAGGCAGCGGCTGAGAATTTTCCCTTTTGCACCATCGACCCGAACGAGAGCCGTGTGCCCATTCCAGATGAGCGCTACGACTTCCTCTGCCAGTACCATAAACCAGCGAG TAAAGTTCCTGCATTTCTGAATGTGGTGGATATTGCTGGCTTAGTAAAAGGGGCTCACGCAGGCCAGGGTTTGGGTAATGCCTTCCTTTCCCACATCAGTGCCTGTGATTCCATCTTTCACATGACGC gAGCTTTTGAGGATGAAGATATAATCCATGTTGAGGGTTGTGTTGACCCAGTGAGGGATATTGAGATCATTCACGAAGAGCTGAGGATGAAGGATGAAGAGATGATTGGGCCAATCATCGATAAGCTGGAGAAAACCGCAGTCAGGGGTGGAGACAAAAAACTCAAACCTGAATAT GACATCATGTGTAAAATAAAGTCCTGGGTGGTTGATGAAAAGAAACATGTCCGTTATAACCATGAATGGAACGACAAAGAG aTTGAGGTCTTGAATAAGTATCTGTTCCTGACCTCCAAGCCAATGATCTACTTGGTTAACCTCTCAGAGAAAGATTACATCAGGAAAAAGAATAAATG GTTGGTGAAGATCAAGGAGTGGGTTGACACTCATGATCAAGGTGCGCTGGTCATCCCGTTCAGTGGGGGATTTGAGAGCAAGTATCAGGAAATGACTGATGAAgagaaacagaaatattgtgaggaaaacaaaacacagag TGTTCTGACTAAGATCATAAAGTGTGGGTATGCAGCCTTGCAGCTGGAGTACTTCTTCACAGCAGGACCTGATGAAGTCCGTGCATGGACCATTAGG AAAGGCACCAAGGCCCCGCAAGCGGCTGGAAAGATCCACACAGACTTTGAGAAAGGCTTCATTATGGCTGAAGTCATGAAATTTGTGGACTTTAAGGAGGAAGGCAGTGAAAACGCAGCTAAA TCTGCAGGGAAATACAGACAACAGGGACGGAACTACATTGTGGAAGACGGTGACATCATCTTCTTCAAATTCAACACACCTAATCAGCCCAAGAAGAAGTGA